The genomic region tcacaccaAATTAATACACCGTGGatagttttaataatacctGGATGCTAATAAAACCTCGGCgtaactatttttatagttcagctattttgttcatttaaattaaaacatttctaaaaaatacctaaaaaattACTATACTGTGAAATGGATAACCCAATTTATAATAGATATTTGCTTTTCATATccaaatctatatatataaaaatcaatgccacttttcgttgtaattccataactcaagaacgggctcacctatccaaaccaaatgcttaggatttggtcggcatatttagtagatggtttatgtgaagtttgcacaaaatcggtcgagcggttcctcatttgtcacattttttgtaataaatgaattcaatagaaacttttttcacagaaacttttttgaagttttgttgacaggacaagcacgttgttatgtcattcatgccgtcaattcattttggacgtggtttgattaaatcatattatcagcgataaatttcttttcacataATTGCATTTGCAGTGCATTCATACAAACGGTGAGTCCtgaatttatgtatacttttctaAGTTGCCGTATATGATTTCACATGGCATCATATGCGACAGCTTCttgggaatttgtttttttttttgttctaattttttttttcgatttttaagcgAAAACATATGTGCATACGGGAAAAATGCCACCAGCCAGACGAGCAAATATAGGTCGGCGAACGCGTAATGCAAATGATGTGGCATTACTAAGACGATCACAGACTGCAGATGAACGCGCACAAGCTAATGCATCGCAGCGTGAACGTAATGCACGCAATAGATTTGTTAACCCAGTACCTGTACTGAATCTTGCACGGCCATCACGAATACGTCGTGCTGTTTTGGCTGAAATGATGCGTGctgcttttaattacaacagtcaGATTGATTATAGTATGTATGGATACATTGGAATGATGGACGCAATATGTCCACATTGTGATGCGGCTAACTTTCGAGGTGAAACACCCGGCATGTGTTGTGCTAATGGCAAAGTGAGATTGCCAGCATTAGAAACTCCACCCGAAccattgtattcatttatttttgggacATCGCAAGCGTCGAAGCACTTTCTGAGTCATATTCAACAATACAATTCggcatttcaaatgacttcttttggtgcaactaaaattattagagATAATTTTATGCCGACGTTTAAGGTAAATACTTCAACAGGATTATTCCATGTTTGTATCAATCTGAAgcataaagtatatttaaaaaaaaactgatataagATTTACCTAAAATTGTATACATGTTACAGATTCAGGGCCAGATTTATCATCAAGCTGGTTCGTTATTGCCATACCCCGACGCTGATCATcaatttttgcaaatttattttattggtgatGAAAATCGTGAATTGGATCAACGTTGTGCAATTGTTTCGAATACAAGACGAGAAATTATTCGTGAGCTACAAAGGTTTTTCCATCAGCATAACGCATtagttcaattgtttaaaattgctCTCGATCGTATGCCAACTGATAATCGCAAAATCGTAATAAGAGCTGATAGAACACCTTTTGGAGAGCATGCAAGGCGATTTAATGCCTTTAAGGTCAAACACTTCACGTTTGTGGTGTGAATTTGgaggaacattgtttttcacatggCCAGTTATATGTTGCCTGTTCCAGAGTCGGTACCCCCagccgtttgtttatttatgctcaaaatggaaaaacaaaaaatattgtttatccaaatgttttggattaagtgtgttgtaaatagctagcaattgatttcgattttaaataaaatatttttttgattaaataaatgaatttgatgttccgatttgtttattttatttcactttatacgtAGCGAAGCACGTACCGGGCCGCtagtatttgtataaattaaaaagggaCAAAACTGCAgcgtgaataaataaattaaaaaactgaaTTCAAACAACGAAAAAATGCCACGTATAATAggcctttttttgttttcaactcTTACACCTTCAACTCACGCTGAGAGAGGCTGACCAAAAACAACCCAGGCTAGTTCCACTGCCGAAGCCAGAATCAAGGGATCGCTCATTAATGCCCTTCACGACTCTGGCTGGCTTTAATCCAGTCGGCagtcgcgtcagctcatggttcaggactccagttgggtccaaaactTGGCCTACCCCCATAAATACAcgtgaataataaatactgttCTCACATTCACAACTGCCGCAGTGTCACTTCAAAAGCAGGTCCTTCCACCAAGACCTTATAATCCCATAATCCTTTAATCAGCTCCCGTTGCATCTTCAGCCTAATGTTAGCGAGCGTCGCGTTTCGTTGAAGCGCGAAATGGGACGAACAAGTTGTTAGCAGTCTGTCTTCTAACAAAAAGACTACGTCTCGTAACTTTGCGAACTACCCTCTCGCTTgcttaaagtataaaattgtttttcatattatttccCATCGCGTTTTGTTGAGTTTCCAGTTTGTTATAAAGTTTCGAAGACGTAATGCTGTGAGTAAGATTAGCCTGGACCGTTGAAGCTTTGATGCTGGGGTAAGCATTTTAATGTGTATATTAAAGTTATGGTCGTGGCATGAGAGGAGAGTTGTCTGAAAATAGCAAACTGCATGCAGTATTTTGGCCGATATTCGCAGTATTCACTTGTTTCAGTAGCTTGCTCATAACAGTAGGAATGTTCGGACTTAAAGTTTtgagaatttatattaaaagcttgAAAATACCTAATTGTTGATTGTGAAATAATTAGACTGTCGGGAGTGGTCGTGTTTAATTGCGGAAATGAAAAATGTCGGAATTGCGAAGTAGACGATTTAGATGAAGTATGTCTACTTTCGATCGGGAAAGAAGTGGGATTATGAATCTAAGAGACGTTTCACaattgagtatttatttatttacacttcttttatgtaaaaaatgtacAATGACGTTAATGCTttaggcattctctaccagtcaaccaaaaTGTGATGTAGAGATATCAAGAGTGTTCTGTTATTCTGACTTAAAAAACGACACACCATATCTTTGACAAACATCCAAAACATTTGACCAACATTTGTCAaccacacaaatgtttgttccaaACGAAAATAGCACAAGCACAGTTGGCCAACCTACAACCGAAAGCGTTTAACACAAGTATATACCAATACACAACCAAAAGTTgaacataacaataacaattaaacaaCTGTACTTCGTTGAGTCGAGTTCTAGATTTGCAATCGATAGTTACGAACTAGTTGCCCACTGGTCCGTGTTATTCTCAAACAGCTGAGTTTAATGTGTTAAGTTTTcatttatgtacatttttttcataacctCTTGAGTGCGTTTGAAATATTGGGCGATACGTTTAAAGAGAAGAGAAGATAGTGAGTTGATTTTTTGTAACTGCTTTGGCGCAAGGGAATTGGCAGCCTTTCTTAAAAAACCATACACgcgaattcaaataaaaaaactactgagctaaTCTTGGTATTTTCTATGGGACAAAATAACagctattttatgttaaataaaaagagaaaaaagaaaaaagtcaaaAGATTTGAGGGAACAAACGTAATGAAAAGGCGACTGACGAaagactgatatatttcagtggtatattcgatttggtaatctttatagttgtgtcacatttttttaagcGGGTATTCGTAAGACGGGTTTTTAAACACAGAAACACTCCAAGATGGTTTATCTTTTTAACTCCGGACGCAAAAACGGGGTGTTAATATTAGTTCGACGTGTCTTTCTGCCTGTAGGTCTGTCGGATTGtgcgatttcaatttatttcgttttacaTAAAAGGTGAATTTTGTGCAATTGTTCTAAGACATGTTAgttaaaaatcggtcgagccataAAGTTTTACTCTTGGCAATTTTTCGAATCGGACTTTTTTAAGTAgttaagtaaaaaacaattgaatctaGTCGCGTGACGCGTCATTTAATACGAAACAAAACTGCTTTTCATCCCGTTAGtactaaatctatactaatatataaagctggagagtttgtttgtttgaacgcgctaatttcaggaactactggtccaaattgaataattatttttgtgttgaatagaccattcaccgaggaaggctttaacCCACTACCGACTAGTATGAGCGAAGATAGGAACATTGGAAAATGTGAacaaacagggcaggtataaatcataacatatatcttctacccacgggaacgaagtcgcggacaacagctagtattatatatactaatatgtatgttatgaaaTGCCTCTATACGCAAATGCTAACATAGTTTGTAGAATAATTAAGTCAGGATTATACAATTGACGATTAATTacgattaaaataacaaaataatattgaagcTATTGTTTCGCGATAGAGTGACAATGCTTCTTCGagaattgaaacaaaaaacgtaaattaatatttaaagagccTTGAAACTTATTCATTTTAGTTTCTGTGGgcagtgtattttttttcaagagtCTGAATGACATACTTTGTATGGATAACCGATTGCAATTTGTTATTTACAACATCTTAAAAGTTTCACGTCTATTAATTCTAGAAGCATTGGTGCACTTTTAAATTCCCTCCAAAAAAGAAGATTTGTATTTACgttctcatatttttttgtaaagttttcagATTCCTTTTAGGTTCCATACCCAAAGGTTAAAAAGGAACCCGATGTATTGCTGAGACACGACGTCATCCGCTTGCCCGTCTATCCCGTCTATTCGTCTATCTGTCTGACATCAGGTTGTTTGTCATGAACCGTGAAGAACTGTTTAAATTTTGACAGTAATTTTTGTCACAGACGATATAACTCAGTTGccactacaaaaaaataaataccgaaGTTAATCGACGTTTGTTAGGGTCACAAATTTTGGGTGGCAAATTGTGGTGACCAccgtcaaatttatttgtctccCAACCTATTTATAgcttttgagattttttgtactaaatttTCAGCGTAGCTGACCTACTTTTAAGTAAGTTTTCTTTAATGTATGTGTCATCAAATAGAACGTGATCACCAAACCTAGTGTAAGTATCTAGTAACACTCTTATCCTAaaaatttcaagtaaaaaataatatttcttttattaagtatattattaataataagggtttaatttatgtaaataatatctataagTATATTAATCAGTTACCTAgtagtcataatacaagctttgcttagtttgagactagatggcgttgtgtaaaatgTTGTGTATCCTAAACCTCTCATACCATGGTCTCCCTACAGCGAACAGGTACTCGTTAATTGAGGTTGCTAATATGTGGCAGCTACGTAAACGGATATTGCACTCTCAATCACACTCGGATTAAGTTTTGAATATCATATCAAGGCTGGGGTAGGTTAATCAGAAATTATATACTCGGGTTTTGATGCTTTCgtttgaaatgtttgtgtgttgttATTGAGTAAGGTTTGTATTATTGTAAAGAGTTTTAGGTCGTTTTTAAGAACAACTTGTCAAGTATTTTAGGtttctgtacccaaagggtaaaaacggaaattTCTGGCTAACGCTCCATTCGCGTGTCTTTCAGACTGTATTTCATGAAATGttatagctaaacagttgaaactttcacaagtatttgataaaaatattatcgaaaTCAAGAAACTAGTTACAAGGCAGTGAAACGTTTGGACAAAGCGACTTCAAGTACTGGGTGGTATTCcttgatttattataactacAGATGATATACGGGAGTTGCAATAATAGGCACGTGTGACGGTCTTGTCCCATTGATAAACCTACAAAAAGAGAGTTTGTTTAATGTGCATTTGTGTATCAATCTTAAAAGTGCTCGTAGCTACAGCGGGTGGTTCCGTAAACATTAAACGCTAAGAATAGCCAGACTTGAAACAAGAATACCAACGCAGAATGCTTGACCTCCGGGAATTGAACCCGCTACACTTCTCTCACAGTGATTCACAGTGATTGGCGTGTTTAATACATGAGTTGGTTCTGTAGGTATCAGTCTTATGTAACTACCTATGTAACATGGCATTAGCTTCAGCATAGAAGTTGTCAAGTGAATGAAACAATTTAACAGAGCAAAGCCTATCGATTCTTTCATTGTCAGGTCTATGGCTTCTTCTAACCATTTGTTGATCTATAAATTCAGTGCAAAACACCATCTCACTAGGTTCGTAGGACCCAGGAGTTACCGGGTAAGCGACTAAGGTATCCGGCCCAATCCTATTTTAAGCAGACAGTTTCCAAACCAATGCCGGCGATTTGAGATTTGAGATACTGTTCCGAGTCAGGTCTGACAGTATACCCCTAAGCTACTGAACTTCATGTTTGACTTGATTTTCATTTACAGTTTGAAAACTAAATCTGTGtgtcaaatatattatgttgccattatatcaataaatgagTTCGAAAATTCGTTGTTATCAACCTCATTAGTTGATCAACACCTCGAATCACGATAACCAAACACTTTGCCAATCTCACATcgtaaaatgaatatatttaatcaatattagtACAAAGTTATCCATGTATGACAGCCTTAACGCTAAATAAGATAGACACTAATACAAAAGTCCCGATAAATTCAACGAGGAATTTAACTAAATTTAGACCAGTGACATGCAATCTTAATTGCTGCGAGCGATGTTACTCCAATTTACAAGCCTTCGACTGGGGTTTGATTCTAAGCCAACGTAATTTAAGCCCTAATGAAGCTAAGTACAGTTGATTTTCGCTTGAACATCGCACGGTTATACGACATAAGGGCAGTGCCACAGTGGTAATGAAGTAGGTTATTTCAGGCGATTATTAATTATGGGTGATCGAATAATTGTGCGGTTTGTGCCTGATGTGGGGTTCGGAAACGTGTCtgttcaattttattagttGTATTGTTTCTGGTTATTTGAGAATTCGAAGTAAGAACTAATTTGCGTTAGCTCCGTGGCCTCAAAGGGTTAATTATCGAATTGGTATTTGTTACAGGTATAGGTATTTAACTTGGATCATTTTGATGCGAGTTTTGCTTTAAGTTCTGTGAAACATGTAACAATATGTGTaatgttttagaaatttatCCCTTTTTTTACTGAATGAGCAACTAAATTCACACATTTCTTGCTTTACATCATACTAATTAACTTACGTTGGCAGTGTAAAAATCCCTTCTTCAAATTTCCATGACGCCACgaccaccacgccaaaccagcTGTGCGCGACGAATTATCGGTTCGGACCCCACTTAACATTTGAGTGactcacgaatgcttgttctaagtttgCGTGTTTTGTGAATGTGCATATAACTTGAATTCTTGACACCCACGCGACGCAAAAATCAAATATCTTAAAGcaggttaaattaaaacagcTCCAAGCAAATAAACAAAGCTACAATCCGCCTTTCATACACAAATCAATTTACACAACTTACCCGCTATCCGCTCCGCTTATCACCATCCACCACCTTTCCCGACAATTTAATTTCTCCCCATGCTAATAGACCCCGGTCTCCAGCCAGCAGGCAATTTCGCAAGACGTTTCAGTTACTGATGACATTACTAGGTAGTGAAGGTACTATACCTACTGTCTTTAGTCTTAAGTGCTGTTTATAAGACAGAATTTGTGACTGTACTGAATAGTCCATTTGTTGAGGTACTTAACCTAAATGAGAGTACAGATAACCagaatttggaataaaaacaaagaattagGTTTATAAAAATCAGAGTAAAGATACAAATTATTAACTCGTAGTAGCATCTTGGTGTGTCTATACAATCACGTTAAATAAAGAATCGAATATCTTCGAATTGATAATATTCGCGGTAGCGGGGTCCcgaatagggtatttgacaaaaaaaactgtagtCCGTCAGACATATTTTTCGCCACGAGCTCATAATTAAGAAccccagttgggtccgaaactggtCAGGCAATTAATAATGATCATTAGGCCCCACGAAATCTTTATTGTAGTTTTCATATTAGGcagttttaaatcaaaaatatacacCAAGTTTGTTTACCTTTTCTCATTAGATACTTTAACAAATGAAGTGcattatttatagtttacagTACTTCGTCATCAGAAAGttctttttcaaagtttttctAACTTCTGTCGTTGGTGTTTCTTCACATTAAGTTGCATAAAAAGTCAGCGTGTTTAAATACATACTACCAGTTCTCGAACTCACCCCGTAAAACATTTACACATTTTAGCCgattaattaaaacaaccaaattttctataaaaccatttatttcttaattaaacatccataataatatacttacaaacaTTATCTACGTGCTATGTACAAACTAGAACAATATAATCGttgtcacaaaataaaaacactatccaagtctttgtataaaataaaaatggcaatCACTTATCAACTAGACTGTTCAAACTTATTTAGACATTACAAACTTATTCGTTCCGGTGGCGAAAATTGGAACTAAATATTTACCTGAACATTTTAGACGTCAAAGTGACAGTTGTTGTGGTGTTGACAGCTACACTAGCGCCACTGTCAGCTGCAAAACTAAGATTGTTTGTCCAACATATAGATAGTTACTCAGTTAATCGGATTCTGTTACATTTTTTTCGGTAGAAAAGATTTCACATGCTTAAATTAGTAAGAAACATGAATATGCAAGTTCTTTATCACAATTCAATGTACAGAGTGCTTCGATATTTTGACAGGATtattaaatgacatttcattattaaaatcagttgagCAGCCGTTAGAAATTCCgaataaaggaaatataaattaatagacatcaaaataaaaaacgtacaataaaatatgttttaacataATTCGTATAAATATTGcctcttaaattttaaatattatacaaaacttaAACATTAGCTAAAATATGCCTAAATTGTTCTGAAGAGTTACAAAACTAAGACAGTAAATCGCACATCGATTTTTACaagattctatttatttttgttaataaaaccaCAATTTTTAGGGTAAATTGGCAGCCATTAAATTGACAAAATCTACGAATAAACCTTGGTCCCAGCAAAGCTTAGAGAATACTCTTACGCCTGTATCCAAGTTCGACACTAACGAGAGTCACGCAAGAAGGTCATGCTGTCTTTATCATACTTTAGGAGAGTGACAAAGACAGTGTAACATCGTAGTGTGACTTCCATCTGTGTTATTTTGAATACCGGCTATAAAAGCTTATTCCTACACCTTTGTAGCTTTTTAACGCCCATCGTATACAAGGTATTGCAAGCTTCCTACACCCGTCTTAGTTACACTCTAAACAAACACATTCTGTATAAGTTTCGTATTGGTAGAACCTTGGACAATAAATCGTTGTGTAAACAGGCAGAGAAGACTTGCGATGCCGCGTTGACAAAGGGCTTAAGCACAAGTTCGTGTAACAACTCCTACTAACACTTAAATAAAAGCCATTtcaaaccgttttttttttaatttagttttttaataacttaacttTAGTTTAATTCTGTCAGCAGTGTTGAATTTCCGTTCCATTtgttttcaaactaaaaaagaCAGCTAAACCTAATTTAAACTACACAAATTGACTCTATAATGAACTATTAAACattctcataattattattttctatataaaaaatctaaaatacaaataaaagcaattacAATCTTATTAATCTATAGAGCTACTATAACTCACCCACGGTGTTAGATATACATAATTGAGTTTTACTTAACCCTACATTTGTACTCTTTCAAATTACATTAGACTATATTAATTCTTAAAGGTTTAGACACCAACTAGAAAAAATGAGGCGGTACTGGTTGATGCACCCAACTTTTTAGACCTATTCTGGTCCATATTCGGAGTACGGCTTCTGAGCTACTGAATAGACAACTTAATCTGAAATATAAACcaagttttccaaaaaaatggccgtatcataaattatgttatatCCTGATGATGGGTAGGGCAGGTTCATTTTTAAGAAGGCCCTAATCATTACTTAGGCTCCATGTCCGTCTATCTGTCAGCAGACTGTATGTCGCGAATCGAGAAAAcgcagataatttatttttgtaataacaacttttaaattgaaaccgGGCTTATCAGGatgcgtgtttttttttttacctatttgcATGGTAACTCGATGTCATGAGCCCGACTTACACTTAACCAAAGTTTTGAGAAATAAACCCATTTGTTGAAGATTTTGCAGAAGCATAGAAGctgtatttcaaatattactaGGATCAATACATTAATGTATTCGTTccgaatattttttctagtttaagtCTCGGATAGAAAAAGGGAAAAAAATCACACGAAGCAAACGAGCCAACtcagatataatttaaaaaaacggaTCTCTTcgaaataaaatcgaaaattacTTTCATACATACTTTGACTTAACGAATTGTAACCAATTAGccataaaataatctaatttttaacataatttagttttaaatccCGTTTAAACTAGGCTTAGAAGATaagatgatgataataaaatattttcatgttttcacacattttacaaaaaaatagtaagGACAAGACAGTGaagtaaattaacataaaaaaaatctatgaaacGTGCAAAcgtacacacaaaaaaaaacatactaaaattaAGCTTAAATTCACAAGATATTAATGTAACTAGTATACCTATCTCTTTTTAATGTAACATCATTGCATGCGTGGAagagggacagcgctctacgccgtgtcACGCTTTacaatagcaatatttttttaagagaaatGCCTCCAGAAATcatatagtttaaaataatgaaacatacTAACATTGacctataattttatattttctcattACATAACTTTCTAGACAATTCGtacataattatacttatatactAGAATcacactgtttttatttacaactctTATGTTTAATGCTTAAACGATATTATCTAAAGTATTCTATATTAATAAGCGTACGTGCGACTGCGTTGTATTCTACTTTTTAGATCGTGGCCTATTGACAGTGAAATTATTAggattgaactattttaatgatGAATGATTTAATATGAACAAATTACTGAGaatgacttttttaaatatactttattaaaaaaggttatCAAGGAGCGTTTAATACAAACAGTTATTGAATAAAgaaacgactgatatatttcagttttaGATTGGAGTGTAGtcgagttttattttgattggaaattaaatgaattatagATTAATGTGTCTGAAAAATAAAGGATTCGCATGATCAATACTTATagatgttttgttataaagaataaaaaaatcaaaaagcatGATTCGGATACCAGTCCAAAGGCCACGATTAAAACTAGCAGAAAGATAAAACTACCAAAACcacaaataaacttaaacatattttacaacCGAACACTCAATCGCAAACATATTTTAGCATTATGCCATTAAACTTATGGTCCAATTTACTTAAGCAGCTTGGTTATGCCACATCTAACAGCAAcgaatcatgttttttttgtttctatccTTTTCTATCGCAAGGTATCATCGCTTAATTAGAGCGTGAGAAAAAAGAGTGCGATAATGCAGCGGTATAGAATGTCAGCTTTCATCTTTATCTCGCTCAGGTTAATGAAGATTCCGACTGGCAGAAAAGGAGAgaaccataaaaaaatcaattcggTACTCAAAGATGTGCTTGAAACCCTATAGTTTAGGTTTTAGGACTTTTATGTTGCTTGTATAGTTCGGGACATAAAACTCAGCTATAGAAAGTTAAGTGATCTCGGTTTTAAAGCCGTTTTCCTCATATACTGATGAGCTAACTGCGTAAGGTCCAGTTGATCTTGCGTCATGCCACAAGCAAATGTTTGCCATTTGTAGGAGCCCtggaaaataaaagttttatttttatcattgtatacattattttatcagtttGAATGCGACACCCGCAATTGATGtgattaagtaataataataaagttagaaACGTTGGTTGGCAGCGTCCGAATACTAAACTACTTTAATAAGAAGAGTAGCAAGTTGTAAAAGACACGACAACACGCATTTGGGGATCAACCA from Trichoplusia ni isolate ovarian cell line Hi5 chromosome 12, tn1, whole genome shotgun sequence harbors:
- the LOC113499545 gene encoding uncharacterized protein LOC113499545, encoding MPPARRANIGRRTRNANDVALLRRSQTADERAQANASQRERNARNRFVNPVPVLNLARPSRIRRAVLAEMMRAAFNYNSQIDYSMYGYIGMMDAICPHCDAANFRGETPGMCCANGKVRLPALETPPEPLYSFIFGTSQASKHFLSHIQQYNSAFQMTSFGATKIIRDNFMPTFKIQGQIYHQAGSLLPYPDADHQFLQIYFIGDENRELDQRCAIVSNTRREIIRELQRFFHQHNALVQLFKIALDRMPTDNRKIVIRADRTPFGEHARRFNAFKVKHFTFVV